A window from Komagataeibacter xylinus encodes these proteins:
- a CDS encoding nuclease-related domain-containing protein — MVRLRRHRVKPPGSCRLTAHEAQVWRSFRAAIQGEKGESAVAHVLDRSGLAVLHNAILPTGDGRTTQIDHLFLSPRGIHVVETKRHGGELTGHPEDERWRQRFAGEAPDAPPRLIYSPVMQNAAHCRAVYALARLVDPTIQVFSHVVMTGTAVLSPALVACTLSLSELETLLHDLERNVPQGTLINAWRRIGLVCHASGHQ, encoded by the coding sequence GTGGTAAGACTTCGACGTCATCGCGTGAAGCCTCCCGGCAGCTGCCGCCTGACGGCCCATGAGGCGCAGGTCTGGCGGTCCTTTCGCGCCGCCATCCAGGGCGAGAAAGGAGAGAGCGCCGTAGCCCACGTACTCGACCGGAGCGGCCTGGCCGTGCTGCACAACGCCATACTGCCGACAGGTGACGGCAGGACCACCCAGATTGACCACCTGTTCCTCAGCCCGCGGGGCATCCATGTCGTGGAGACAAAGCGGCATGGCGGCGAACTGACCGGACACCCGGAAGATGAACGGTGGCGACAGCGTTTTGCTGGCGAGGCGCCCGACGCCCCGCCCCGGCTGATTTACAGCCCGGTGATGCAGAATGCCGCCCATTGCCGGGCCGTCTACGCGCTGGCCCGCCTCGTGGACCCGACCATCCAGGTCTTCAGCCACGTCGTGATGACGGGAACTGCGGTCCTGTCACCGGCGCTTGTCGCCTGCACCCTTTCCCTTTCCGAGTTGGAAACCCTGCTGCACGATCTTGAGCGCAACGTGCCGCAGGGCACACTGATTAACGCATGGCGGCGCATCGGGCTGGTCTGCCATGCCAGCGGGCATCAGTAA
- a CDS encoding IS5-like element IS1031A family transposase, producing the protein MVTWTGIARREHSREGLRYPSDMMDGEWALIMPFVPPAKRGGRPRTTDMREVVNAMLYIASAGCAWRLLPKCFPPVSTVRRYFYAWRDTGLFEVMNTVLVMSLREIEGREASPSAGVIDSQSVKTTESGGLSGYDAGKKVKGRKRHIVTDTCGFLIFLLVHAADIQDRDGAVDVLAAIRRRFPWLRHIFADGGYAGEKLRSALASMGKWTVEIIRRSDTVKGFQILPRRWVVERTFAWLGRCRRLAKDWEQSIASSTAWTLIASIRMLTRRTARHLHAICVVRTTDRKHIPVVVGET; encoded by the coding sequence ATGGTGACATGGACTGGTATTGCCCGACGTGAACATAGCCGGGAAGGACTGCGATATCCATCGGATATGATGGACGGGGAATGGGCTTTGATCATGCCATTTGTGCCCCCTGCGAAACGGGGCGGTCGCCCTCGCACGACGGATATGCGCGAGGTGGTCAATGCGATGCTCTACATAGCCTCGGCCGGGTGCGCGTGGCGCCTGCTGCCGAAATGCTTTCCGCCGGTCTCGACTGTCAGGCGCTATTTCTACGCCTGGCGTGATACCGGGCTGTTCGAGGTCATGAATACGGTGCTGGTCATGAGCCTGCGCGAGATCGAGGGGCGTGAAGCCTCCCCGAGCGCGGGCGTGATTGACAGCCAGTCGGTGAAAACTACGGAAAGCGGCGGGCTTTCGGGCTATGACGCGGGCAAGAAGGTCAAGGGCCGCAAGCGCCATATCGTGACTGATACCTGCGGCTTCCTGATCTTTCTCCTCGTTCATGCCGCCGATATCCAGGATCGTGATGGGGCCGTTGATGTCCTGGCGGCAATACGCAGGCGCTTTCCCTGGCTGCGCCACATCTTCGCTGATGGCGGCTATGCTGGCGAGAAATTGCGATCCGCGCTCGCCTCCATGGGAAAATGGACGGTCGAAATCATCAGGCGGTCCGATACGGTGAAAGGCTTTCAGATCCTGCCGCGCCGCTGGGTGGTTGAACGGACATTCGCCTGGCTGGGACGGTGCAGGCGGCTCGCCAAAGATTGGGAACAATCCATTGCGTCCTCAACCGCATGGACATTGATCGCCTCGATCCGCATGCTCACACGACGGACAGCAAGGCATTTACACGCTATATGTGTCGTACGCACAACAGACCGCAAACATATCCCGGTTGTCGTTGGGGAAACATGA